The stretch of DNA ACGGAGGAACTCGCGCCGTCGGGCGCCCAGGCCTGCGCTCACTTTGATCCGCCTGATATAGGGGTTCCGCGTTGAGATTGCACGATTTTACCGGCTCGAGGCGGGACCGGATCCTCGCTTTTCTGACGCTCCCGGCTTAACGCCGCGTTAGCCCTGGATACCGCCTGCGCTGGCGTCATCCAAGCGGGTGACCGCGTCCGCCGTCAGGGCCAGGCTCGCGGCCCCCAGTAGCTCGTCGAGCTGCGCGACCGTGGTGGCGCTCGCGATCGGAGCGGTGATGCCCGGCCGGGCGATAACCCAGGCCAATGCGACCTGGGCCGGGCTCGCGCCCTGTGCTGCCGCCACAGAATCGAGCACGTCGAGCAGCGCCAGGCCGCGGGGATTGAGGTACTTGGCGACGCGATTTTCGCGGGCACGGCCTGTGGCGTCCTGCGCGGAGCGGTATTTGCCCGTGAGGAAGCCCGCCGCCAGCGAGAAATAGCCGATCACGCCGATCTGCTCCGCGCGGCAGAGCGGCTCCAGCTCGGCCTCGTAGCCGCGCTCGGCGAGGCTGTAATCGGGCTGGAGGCACTCGTAGCGATGCAGGCCGGACGATTCCGACACGCGAAGCGCCTCGGTGAGCCGCGCCGCGCTGTAGTTCGAGGCGCCGATGACCCGGACCTTCCCGGCGGCGATCAGGCGCTCGTGGGCCCGCAGGGTCTCCTCCAGCGGGACCTCGGCATCGTCGACATGGGACTGGTAAAGGTCGATCCTGTCGGTCTGCAGGCGCCGCAGGGAGGCTTCGCAGGCCCGCTCGATGTGCCGGCCGGACAGGCCCTTGCCGGCCTCGCCCAGATCCATGCCGACCTTGGTGGCGAGCACGATCCGGTCCCGTGCGCCCGGCCGCGCCGAGAGCCAGCGGCCGATCACCGTCTCGGATTCGCCGCCGACATGGCCGGGCACCCAGCGCGAATAGACGTCGGCGGTGTCGATGAAGTCGAAGCCACGCTCCACGAACCGGTCGAGGATCGCGAACGAGGTCGTCTCGTCGGCGGTCCAGCCGAACACATTGCCGCCGAGGCAGAAGGGCGCGACCGTCAGGTCGGAGCGGCCGATGCGGCGCTTGTCCATGGTCCTCAATCCTGCAGGAACGGGTTCGTGGCGCGCTCCTCGCCGAGCGTGCTGGTCGGGCCGTGGCCCGGGATGAAGGCGATGTCGTCGCCGAGCGGCAGGACCTTCTCCTTGATCGCCCGGATCAGCTGCTCGTGATTGCCGCCGGGCAGGTCCGTACGGCCGACCGAGCCCTTGAACACCACGTCGCCGACCAGGGCGAAGCGCGCGTCCCGGCTCACGAACACGACGCTTCCGGGCGAGTGGCCCGGGCAATGAAGGATGTCGAAACCGAGACCGCCCACGGTAACCGCATCGCCCTCGTCGAGCCAGCGGTCCGGCGTCACCGCCCGGGCTTCGCCCAGGCCGTAATTCGCCGCCGTCTCGGGCAGCGAATCGAGCAGGAACTTGTCGGCTTGATGCGGACCTTCGATCGGCACGCCGAGGCGCTCGCGCAGCTCGTCAGCCCCGGCCGC from Methylobacterium sp. PvR107 encodes:
- a CDS encoding aldo/keto reductase, giving the protein MDKRRIGRSDLTVAPFCLGGNVFGWTADETTSFAILDRFVERGFDFIDTADVYSRWVPGHVGGESETVIGRWLSARPGARDRIVLATKVGMDLGEAGKGLSGRHIERACEASLRRLQTDRIDLYQSHVDDAEVPLEETLRAHERLIAAGKVRVIGASNYSAARLTEALRVSESSGLHRYECLQPDYSLAERGYEAELEPLCRAEQIGVIGYFSLAAGFLTGKYRSAQDATGRARENRVAKYLNPRGLALLDVLDSVAAAQGASPAQVALAWVIARPGITAPIASATTVAQLDELLGAASLALTADAVTRLDDASAGGIQG
- a CDS encoding MBL fold metallo-hydrolase encodes the protein MPGTPRAGIIPVTPFQQNCTLIWDDATKVGAVVDPGGDLNRIEAAIREQGVQVEKILLTHGHVDHAAGADELRERLGVPIEGPHQADKFLLDSLPETAANYGLGEARAVTPDRWLDEGDAVTVGGLGFDILHCPGHSPGSVVFVSRDARFALVGDVVFKGSVGRTDLPGGNHEQLIRAIKEKVLPLGDDIAFIPGHGPTSTLGEERATNPFLQD